In Phacochoerus africanus isolate WHEZ1 chromosome 2, ROS_Pafr_v1, whole genome shotgun sequence, one DNA window encodes the following:
- the NDN gene encoding necdin yields the protein MSEQSKDVCDPNFAADASHSEVHSSPGVPGGPSPPASQAATLAGPEIPPVGPPDAPLASPPPQALSEEGDPKALQQAAEEGRAHQARSTAQPSPAPPAPAQLVQKAHELMWYVLVKDQKRMIIWFPDMVKDVIGSYKKWCRSILRRTSLILARVFGLHLRLTSLHTMEFSLVKALAPEELDRVALSNRMPMTGLLLMILSLIYVKGRGARESAVWNVLRILGLRPWKKHSTFGDVRKLITEEFVQQNYLKYQRVPHVEPPEYEFFWGSRASREITKMQIMEFLARVFKKDPQAWPSRYREALEEARALREANPTAHCPRNSVSED from the coding sequence ATGTCCGAACAAAGTAAGGACGTGTGTGACCCCAACTTTGCAGCCGATGCCTCCCACTCCGAGGTGCACAGCAGCCCTGGGGTGCCCGGGGGGCCCTCTCCGCCTGCGTCCCAGGCCGCGACCCTCGCAGGTCCAGAGATCCCTCCTGTAGGCCCACCCGACGCCCCTCTGGCCTCGCCGCCGCCCCAGGCCCTGAGCGAAGAGGGAGACCCAAAGGCTCTACAGCAGGCCGCGGAGGAAGGCCGCGCCCACCAGGCCCGgagcacagcccagcccagcccagcgccGCCGGCCCCGGCCCAGCTGGTGCAGAAGGCACATGAGCTCATGTGGTACGTGCTGGTCAAGGACCAGAAAAGGATGATCATCTGGTTCCCAGACATGGTGAAAGATGTCATCGGCAGTTACAAGAAGTGGTGCAGAAGCATCCTGAGGCGCACCAGCCTCATCCTCGCCCGAGTGttcgggctgcacctgaggctgaCCAGCCTGCACACCATGGAGTTCTCGCTGGTCAAAGCTCTGGCGCCTGAGGAGCTGGACAGGGTTGCTCTGAGCAACCGCATGCCTATGACAGGCCTCCTGCTGATGATCCTGAGCCTCATCTACGTAAAGGGTCGCGGTGCCCGTGAGAGTGCTGTGTGGAACGTGCTGCGCATCCTGGGGCTGAGGCCCTGGAAGAAGCACTCCACCTTTGGAGATGTGAGAAAGCTTATCACTGAGGAGTTCGTACAGCAGAACTACCTGAAGTACCAGCGCGTCCCCCACGTCGAGCCCCCTGAGTATGAGTTCTTCTGGGGCTCCCGTGCCAGCCGTGAAATCACCAAGATgcaaatcatggagttcctggccagggtCTTTAAGAAAGACCCCCAGGCCTGGCCTTCCCGCTACAGGGAAGCTCTGGAAGAGGCCAGAGCCCTGCGGGAGGCCAACCCCACTGCCCACTGCCCCCGCAACAGTGTCTCCGAGGACTAG